In one Macrobrachium rosenbergii isolate ZJJX-2024 chromosome 53, ASM4041242v1, whole genome shotgun sequence genomic region, the following are encoded:
- the LOC136834219 gene encoding uncharacterized protein → MTANNEVAPINWYSQNDTDIRKQIAASKLAGYRKPNDQKTSTSRPSGITSLYTPGNSNSTDVTPNKFLLFYTTTKKSLPQHDIFSEPSKHPTTHKTPSTEIYSSTFRQPSLATPSPPKRNTFLSGASKIITFIPVLVSTTPPPYRITPTSSGSSVSGLQSTSAPLQQHSTNPSRTPSFEYTTKRSAILTLMDKIIANSSAADTITNTELHSTSAKYPVTSTKLPPHAQAEEMVTWPSSKAPNITDGYFTAQYFLEANFPKRNSSHLGDKNATNLEIIHKKPSVSHQVQRPNFSDINKPGNSSLSSFSNSTTTPTSAPLTIADQLVLHEAFNRLQNQEEFLSPLQNTNLTLPTLYSQQVTFIEEPSVVGLSDNGQTAVTERDDDWSTEYTKITETAPTTDWVTTPEPSSTPEPPKISTSISSGTSSPYYVQITPLATKISASPTYYSQSLLLPNKNGTSGTNTAQQQPLPQKADEEESIKPAVDLTTVPSQPAGDTTTVSDYEYDFFEGDINSGAIPSHPNPDNFNPMNLSSSNTEQYSDVMVRVWEMEEDSSI, encoded by the coding sequence ATGACTGCCAATAACGAAGTCGCCCCAATTAACTGGTATTCCCAAAATGATACTGATATTCGAAAGCAAATTGCTGCGAGCAAACTGGCAGGGTACAGAAAGCCCAACGATCAGAAAACGTCTACTTCAAGACCCTCGGGAATAACATCACTATACACGCCTGGAAATTCCAACTCAACTGATGTAACTCCTAACAAATTCTTACTATTTTACACAACAACTAAGAAGTCCTTGCCTCAACATGATATTTTCTCAGAGCCATCAAAACACCCTACAACACATAAAACACCTAGCACAGAAATCTACAGTTCAACTTTCAGGCAGCCTTCCCTTGCTACTCCTTCACCCCctaaaagaaatacatttctgtcAGGAGCCTCTAAAATAATAACGTTTATACCAGTTCTGGTTAGCACTACGCCTCCACCATACAGAATTACTCCAACTTCCTCGGGTTCAAGTGTCTCTGGTTTACAATCTACCTCAGCACCACTACAACAGCATTCAACAAACCCAAGCAGAACTCCATCATTTGAATACACCACCAAAAGATCTGCAATACTTACCCTTATGGACAAAATTATAGCCAATTCGTCAGCAGCTGATACAATTACAAACACTGAACTGCATTCTACATCTGCTAAGTATCCCGTAACCTCAACAAAATTACCTCCTCATGCACAGGCTGAAGAAATGGTAACATGGCCAAGCAGCAAGGCCCCTAATATTACGGACGGCTATTTCACTGCACAATATTTCTTAGAAGCAAATTTTCCAAAGAGGAACTCTTCGCACTTGGGTGACAAAAATGCTACTAATCTTGAAATCATTCACAAAAAGCCATCAGTCAGCCATCAAGTACAGAGGCCTAATTTCAGTGATATAAACAAGCCTGGGAATAGCAGTTTGAGTTCATTTTCTAATTCTACAACTACACCTACTTCAGCCCCGTTGACAATAGCAGATCAACTTGTTTTGCATGAAGCATTCAATAGGCTACAAAACCAAGAGGAGTTTCTATCACCTTTGCAAAACACAAACTTGACCCTGCCAACGCTTTACTCACAGCAGGTGACTTTCATAGAAGAACCAAGTGTGGTGGGTCTTTCTGATAATGGGCAAACAGCTGTGACAGAAAGAGATGATGACTGGTCTACTGAATACACCAAAATTACAGAAACTGCACCAACAACAGACTGGGTTACAACCCCTGAACCATCAAGTACTCCAGAGCCTCCCAAAATATCAACCTCTATTTCCTCTGGAACATCTTCACCTTATTATGTACAAATTACTCCCTTGGCTACAAAAATATCTGCATCACCTACATATTATTCACAGTCACTTTTACTGCCGAACAAAAATGGAACCTCTGGAACAAACACAGCGCAACAACAGCCATTACCCCAAAAAGCTGATGAAGAGGAATCTATTAAACCTGCCGTTGACTTAACAACTGTACCTTCTCAGCCCGCAGGAGATACCACCACAGTCAGTGACTATGAGTATGACTTCTTTGAGGGAGATATAA